Proteins from a single region of Primulina tabacum isolate GXHZ01 chromosome 5, ASM2559414v2, whole genome shotgun sequence:
- the LOC142546052 gene encoding nuclear transcription factor Y subunit A-8-like isoform X2, with protein MKLVYQSFDLVHDENYGRQINYMKPALLLCDPNFSTNASLVDMNQSRIPYCYPDPYVGGFFTAYSPHTMIQQHVAGATSGRVPLPVNLPEDGPIYVNAKQYNGILRRRQIRAKLEAQNKLVKTRKPYLHESRHVHALNRVRGSGGRFLSTKKPQQSNIHSTPSSQNAQDSLHFNQNEEFLTGDTRLFEASKRNLPPISDRTSISQAKVRSPVSIQCGGGSGLVYNGNRHYASIVR; from the exons ATGAAACTTGTTTATCAATCATTTGATTTAGTACATGATGAAAACTACGGGAGACAAATAAACTACATGAAGCCTGCTTTGTTGCTGTGTGATCCCAACTTTTCCACCAATGCTTCTCTAGTGGATATGAATCAATCAAGG ATTCCGTATTGTTACCCTGATCCTTACGTTGGTGGGTTCTTTACTGCCTACAGCCCTCATACTATG ATTCAGCAACATGTAGCAGGGGCGACCTCTGGTCGAGTTCCGTTGCCTGTAAATCTTCCTGAGGATGGCCCCATATACGTCAATGCTAAGCAATATAATGGAATACTTCGAAGGCGACAGATCCGTGCAAAACTCGAGGCTCAAAACAAACTCGTCAAAACGAGGAAA CCATATCTGCACGAATCTCGACATGTGCATGCACTAAATCGAGTCCGTGGCTCTGGTGGACGTTTCCTCAGCACGAAAAAGCCTCAGCAGTCGAACATTCATTCCACTCCCAGCTCTCAGAATGCTCAGGACTCGCTTCATTTCAATCAGAATGAGGAGTTTCTGACAGGAGATACTCGTTTATTTGAAGCTAGCAAGAGAAACTTACCTCCTATCTCTGATAGGACAAGCATCTCACAAGCAAAAGTCCGTTCTCCGGTTTCCATTCAATGCGGTGGTGGCAGTGGCCTAGTTTATAACGGAAATCGGCACTATGCTTCCATTGTCCGGTGA
- the LOC142546052 gene encoding nuclear transcription factor Y subunit A-9-like isoform X1, whose protein sequence is MEKISSQDHSASSDSVHDENYGRQINYMKPALLLCDPNFSTNASLVDMNQSRIPYCYPDPYVGGFFTAYSPHTMIQQHVAGATSGRVPLPVNLPEDGPIYVNAKQYNGILRRRQIRAKLEAQNKLVKTRKPYLHESRHVHALNRVRGSGGRFLSTKKPQQSNIHSTPSSQNAQDSLHFNQNEEFLTGDTRLFEASKRNLPPISDRTSISQAKVRSPVSIQCGGGSGLVYNGNRHYASIVR, encoded by the exons ATGGAAAAGATAAGTTCTCAAGATCACTCTGCTTCATCCGACTCTG TACATGATGAAAACTACGGGAGACAAATAAACTACATGAAGCCTGCTTTGTTGCTGTGTGATCCCAACTTTTCCACCAATGCTTCTCTAGTGGATATGAATCAATCAAGG ATTCCGTATTGTTACCCTGATCCTTACGTTGGTGGGTTCTTTACTGCCTACAGCCCTCATACTATG ATTCAGCAACATGTAGCAGGGGCGACCTCTGGTCGAGTTCCGTTGCCTGTAAATCTTCCTGAGGATGGCCCCATATACGTCAATGCTAAGCAATATAATGGAATACTTCGAAGGCGACAGATCCGTGCAAAACTCGAGGCTCAAAACAAACTCGTCAAAACGAGGAAA CCATATCTGCACGAATCTCGACATGTGCATGCACTAAATCGAGTCCGTGGCTCTGGTGGACGTTTCCTCAGCACGAAAAAGCCTCAGCAGTCGAACATTCATTCCACTCCCAGCTCTCAGAATGCTCAGGACTCGCTTCATTTCAATCAGAATGAGGAGTTTCTGACAGGAGATACTCGTTTATTTGAAGCTAGCAAGAGAAACTTACCTCCTATCTCTGATAGGACAAGCATCTCACAAGCAAAAGTCCGTTCTCCGGTTTCCATTCAATGCGGTGGTGGCAGTGGCCTAGTTTATAACGGAAATCGGCACTATGCTTCCATTGTCCGGTGA